A window of Candidatus Jettenia caeni contains these coding sequences:
- a CDS encoding two-component sensor kinase: MQKYKKEAFLTSENTCKLLYENLPVKIFYKDKKSIYLFCNENFARYLHIKTEEIAGKTDYDFFPKDIAKEYRKYDKEVIRSGQRKDKERRYWKDEQELIFYTIKVPVKDEKGNIIGILGMALDMTEKVKLEKDTERSRHLALLGELAAGVAHEINNPITGVINCAQILLNKSSEGSREKNLASRIIKEGDRIANIVSKLISFAQGRDVKEKTMASIHEIVSDILTLAGTQLRKDCIKIKLNIPGNLPKILVNFQEIQEVFMNLISNARYALNQKYPKSHSNKILEILAEEITMHEHKFVKTTFYNHGTGIPAYITEHGIRAKYLSYGIVNNHGGKLTIDSIEGKYTKISIILPAIREVFLLKQKK, encoded by the coding sequence GTTCCTTACAAGTGAAAATACATGCAAATTACTCTATGAGAATCTTCCGGTAAAAATATTTTATAAGGATAAAAAATCAATCTACCTATTTTGTAATGAGAACTTTGCCAGATACTTACATATAAAAACAGAGGAAATTGCAGGTAAAACGGACTACGATTTTTTCCCTAAGGATATTGCTAAAGAGTATAGAAAATATGATAAGGAAGTTATAAGATCGGGACAAAGAAAAGATAAAGAACGGAGATATTGGAAAGATGAACAGGAATTAATTTTCTATACAATTAAGGTTCCTGTAAAAGACGAAAAGGGTAACATTATTGGTATCTTAGGAATGGCTTTAGATATGACTGAAAAGGTAAAGCTTGAAAAGGATACTGAACGGTCGAGACATTTAGCACTCTTAGGTGAACTAGCAGCAGGTGTGGCCCACGAAATCAATAATCCCATAACGGGTGTTATTAACTGTGCCCAGATATTATTGAATAAAAGCAGTGAAGGAAGCAGAGAAAAAAATCTTGCTAGCCGGATTATCAAGGAAGGAGACCGCATAGCGAATATCGTTAGCAAACTTATTTCTTTTGCTCAAGGCCGTGATGTAAAAGAGAAAACTATGGCCAGTATACACGAAATAGTATCTGATATTCTTACCCTTGCAGGGACACAATTACGAAAAGATTGTATAAAAATAAAGCTGAATATTCCTGGTAATTTGCCAAAAATACTCGTAAATTTTCAGGAAATTCAGGAAGTCTTCATGAATCTTATCAGTAATGCACGATATGCCCTGAACCAAAAATATCCAAAATCACATAGTAATAAAATTCTCGAGATTCTGGCTGAAGAAATAACTATGCATGAGCATAAATTTGTAAAAACTACTTTTTATAATCACGGTACTGGCATACCTGCCTATATAACAGAGCATGGGATCAGGGCTAAGTATCTGTCTTATGGAATTGTAAATAACCACGGTGGTAAACTTACTATTGATAGTATTGAAGGAAAGTATACTAAAATTTCAATTATTTTACCTGCCATTCGAGAGGTTTTTCTTCTTAAGCAGAAGAAATAG